Proteins co-encoded in one Xiphophorus couchianus chromosome 16, X_couchianus-1.0, whole genome shotgun sequence genomic window:
- the stk17al gene encoding serine/threonine kinase 17a like gives MNKNGIVTEIHTKIRKEPFSAIYELVGKELGRGKFAVVKKCTEKATGKQYAAKFLRKRRKGADCRMDIFNEIAVLELAKANPYVVGLHEVYETNSEIILILECAAGGEIFDQCVADNDEAFTEKDVIRLAKQILNGVAFLHRNNVVHLDLKPQNILLTSAKPLGDIRIVDFGLSRRMDKIAEVREILGTPEYVAPEILNYEPISIATDMWSIGVLIYVMLTGESPFLGDDKQETFLNISQVNVDYSQDTFEGISSLAVDFIKSLLVKTPRKRATAEECLNHPWLNPHSPSHPHLHAMSASSLDEPEMSQSESEPESPAPSPELAFESFLICPVQGELKTGRHTFSFSEPPFRTRSEIKQELIC, from the exons ATGAACAAGAACGGGATTGTGACCGAAATCCACACGAAGATAAGAAAAGAGCCGTTCTCTGCCATTTACGAGCTGGTGGGCAAAGAACTGGGCAG GGGAAAATTTGCTGTGGTGAAGAAATGCACTGAGAAGGCAACGGGAAAGCAGTATGCTGCCAAGTTTCTGCGAAAGAGACGAAAGGGAGCAGACTGCCGCATGGACATCTTCAACGAGATAGCAGTGCTGGAGCTGGCCAAGGCCAACCCATATGTGGTGGGACTGCACGAGGTCTACGAAACCAACTCCGAAATTATCCTGATTCTGGAATG TGCTGCAGGTGGGGAGATCTTTGACCAGTGCGTGGCTGATAACGACGAAGCCTTCACAGAGAAAGATGTGATACGACTAGCCAAGCAGATCCTGAATGGAGTCGCCTTCCTGCATCGAAACAATGTTGTCCATCTGGATCTGAAA CCCCAGAACATCTTGTTGACCAGTGCCAAACCCCTGGGGGATATTCGTATTGTGGACTTTGGCTTGTCCAGAAGAATGGACAAGATCGCAGAGGTCAGGGAGATTCTGGGTACCCCAGAATATGTGG caccagAAATCCTGAACTATGAACCCATCAGCATTGCTACGGACATGTG gAGTATTGGGGTCCTGATCTACGTCATGCTGACGGGCGAGTCTCCATTTCTGGGTGATGACAAGCAGGAGACATTCCTCAACATTTCCCAAGTCAATGTAGATTATTCGCAGGACACGTTTGAAGGGATTTCCTCCCTGGCAGTTGACTTTATCAAGTCCTTATTGGTGAAAACCCCCAG GAAGAGAGCCACGGCAGAAGAATGTCTCAATCACCCCTGGCTGAACCCCCACTCCCCCTCCCACCCGCACCTCCACGCGATGTCGGCCTCCTCGCTCGACGAGCCCGAGATGAGCCAGTCGGAATCGGAGCCCGAGAGCCCGGCTCCTTCCCCAGAGCTGGCCTTTGAATCATTCCTCATATGCCCGGTTCAGGGCGAGCTGAAGACGGGCCGCCACACCTTCTCCTTCAGCGAGCCTCCTTTCCGCACGCGGTCCGAAATAAAGCAGGAGCTGATATGCTGA